A section of the Streptomyces sp. CG1 genome encodes:
- a CDS encoding AAA family ATPase gives MFTSVDDVSARLAETGYLASPAVATTVFLADRLGKPLLVEGPAGVGKTELAKAVAQVAAARLVRLQCYEGVDESRALYEWNHAKQLLRISAGRDESWDETRTDIFSEEFLLPRPLLTAIRGDEPTVLLIDETDKADVEMEGLLLEVLSDFQITVPELGTVTATRRPFVVLTSNAGRELSEALRRRCLFLHIGFPEEELERRIVRLKVPGLGAALAESVVRVVGALRAMDLRKAPSVAETVDWARTLLALGADTLDETVVRDSLGVILKHQDDIQKAAAKLDLDAL, from the coding sequence TTGTTCACGTCCGTCGACGACGTCTCCGCCCGTCTCGCCGAGACCGGCTACCTCGCCTCACCCGCCGTCGCCACGACCGTGTTCCTCGCCGACCGGCTCGGCAAGCCGCTGCTGGTGGAGGGCCCGGCCGGGGTCGGCAAGACCGAGCTGGCCAAGGCCGTCGCACAGGTGGCCGCGGCCCGGCTGGTGCGCCTGCAGTGCTACGAGGGTGTGGACGAGTCCCGGGCGCTGTACGAGTGGAACCACGCCAAGCAGCTGCTGCGGATCAGCGCCGGCCGCGACGAGAGCTGGGACGAGACCCGCACCGACATCTTCAGCGAGGAGTTCCTGCTCCCCCGCCCGCTGCTCACCGCCATCCGCGGTGACGAGCCGACGGTGCTGCTGATCGACGAGACCGACAAGGCCGACGTCGAGATGGAGGGGCTGCTGCTGGAGGTGCTCAGCGACTTCCAGATCACGGTCCCGGAGCTGGGCACGGTCACCGCGACCCGCCGCCCGTTCGTCGTCCTCACCTCCAACGCCGGCCGGGAGCTGTCCGAGGCGCTGCGCCGCCGTTGCCTGTTCCTGCACATCGGCTTCCCCGAGGAGGAGCTGGAGCGGCGGATCGTACGGCTGAAGGTGCCGGGCCTCGGTGCCGCGCTGGCCGAGTCGGTGGTCCGGGTGGTCGGGGCGCTGCGCGCGATGGACCTGCGCAAGGCGCCGTCCGTCGCCGAGACCGTCGACTGGGCCCGCACCCTGCTGGCGCTGGGCGCCGACACCCTGGACGAGACGGTCGTACGGGACAGCCTCGGGGTGATTCTCAAGCATCAGGACGACATCCAGAAGGCGGCGGCGAAGCTCGATCTGGACGCGCTGTGA
- a CDS encoding TetR/AcrR family transcriptional regulator: MASTDKMSPRDRLLDAAARLSYRDGVSVGIEALCREAGVSKRSMYQFFDSKDAMLAASLERRIPRYDAQLAHPDAEAATPRERILYVFERLEQASVADGYHGCPYLAVLVELKNPEHPASVVARAVKERLAETFRADAERGGARDPELLARQLVLVFDGASARAGAGVERLDDGLATKTVTALLDAAGMR, encoded by the coding sequence ATGGCCTCCACAGACAAGATGTCCCCGCGCGACCGGCTGCTCGACGCGGCGGCCCGGCTCTCCTACCGCGACGGCGTCTCCGTCGGCATCGAGGCGCTGTGCCGGGAGGCGGGCGTCTCCAAGCGGTCGATGTACCAGTTCTTCGACAGCAAGGACGCGATGCTGGCCGCGAGCCTGGAGCGGCGCATCCCCCGGTACGACGCCCAGCTCGCGCACCCCGACGCGGAGGCCGCGACCCCGCGCGAGCGCATCCTGTACGTCTTCGAACGCCTGGAGCAGGCCTCCGTGGCTGACGGCTACCACGGCTGCCCGTACCTGGCCGTCCTGGTGGAGCTGAAGAACCCCGAGCACCCGGCGAGCGTGGTCGCCCGCGCGGTCAAGGAACGGCTGGCCGAGACGTTCCGTGCCGACGCCGAGCGCGGCGGCGCACGCGACCCCGAGCTGCTCGCCCGCCAGCTCGTGCTGGTCTTCGACGGCGCGAGCGCCCGGGCCGGTGCCGGGGTGGAACGCCTGGACGACGGACTCGCCACGAAGACGGTGACCGCGCTGCTGGACGCGGCAGGGATGCGGTAG
- a CDS encoding ABC transporter permease, producing the protein MTAPPDDCLARNEWICGAYLSTRRRIVLDAVVQHLQLTTLSVLIGVAIALPLAVLARRWGWAAGPVLAVTTILYTIPSLAMFSLLLPLYGLSATLVVAGLVLYSLTLLVRNILAGLRAVPEETRQAARGLGYGPVRLLLTVELPLALPAAMAGLRIAMVSAVSLVTVGAIVGFGGLGNLIYAGMNTYFKAQVLTASVLCVLIAVAADLLLLGVQWLITPWTRAGRARVPPRRVRARTRAVGTRAGRA; encoded by the coding sequence GTGACCGCGCCCCCGGACGACTGCCTCGCGCGCAACGAGTGGATCTGCGGCGCCTATCTGAGCACCCGCCGCCGGATCGTCCTCGACGCGGTCGTCCAGCACCTCCAGCTGACCACCCTGTCGGTCCTCATCGGCGTGGCCATCGCGCTGCCGCTCGCGGTGCTGGCCCGCCGCTGGGGCTGGGCGGCCGGGCCGGTCCTCGCCGTGACGACGATCCTCTACACGATCCCGTCCCTGGCGATGTTCTCCCTGCTCCTGCCGCTGTACGGCCTCTCGGCCACGCTCGTCGTCGCCGGGCTCGTGCTGTACTCGCTGACCCTGCTCGTCCGGAACATCCTCGCGGGCCTGCGCGCGGTCCCCGAGGAGACCCGGCAGGCCGCGCGCGGCCTCGGCTACGGCCCCGTCCGCCTGCTGCTCACCGTGGAGCTGCCCCTCGCCCTGCCCGCCGCTATGGCGGGCCTGCGGATCGCCATGGTCTCGGCGGTCTCCCTGGTCACGGTCGGCGCGATCGTCGGCTTCGGGGGCCTCGGCAACCTCATCTACGCGGGCATGAACACCTACTTCAAGGCCCAGGTGCTCACCGCGTCCGTGCTGTGCGTGCTGATCGCCGTCGCCGCAGACCTGCTCCTGCTGGGTGTGCAGTGGCTGATCACGCCGTGGACGCGGGCGGGGCGCGCACGCGTGCCTCCCCGGCGGGTGCGGGCGCGCACGAGGGCCGTCGGGACGAGGGCGGGCCGCGCATGA
- a CDS encoding ABC transporter permease, producing MSTVTASWRWLTDPAHWSGDDGIGHRLLQHLALTAACLVISCVLALPVALVLGHLGKGGALAVNISNVGRAVPTFAVLVLLLLTPVGKWGEGPTVVALVLFAVPPLLTNAYVGMREVDRGVVQAARGMGMTGRQMLLRVELPLALPMVMHGVRIAAVQLVATATIAALAGGGGLGRIITAGFNLASTPQVVAGALLVAVFALVVEAVFEIAERRAPAWARGGR from the coding sequence ATGAGCACGGTCACCGCGAGCTGGCGCTGGCTCACCGACCCCGCGCACTGGTCCGGCGACGACGGCATCGGGCACCGGCTGCTCCAGCACCTCGCCCTCACCGCCGCCTGTCTCGTCATCAGCTGCGTGCTCGCACTCCCGGTCGCCCTGGTCCTCGGCCACCTCGGCAAGGGCGGCGCCCTCGCCGTCAACATCTCCAACGTCGGCCGGGCCGTCCCCACCTTCGCCGTCCTCGTGCTGCTGCTCCTCACCCCGGTCGGCAAGTGGGGCGAGGGTCCCACGGTGGTGGCCCTGGTGCTGTTCGCCGTGCCCCCGCTGCTCACCAACGCCTACGTCGGCATGCGCGAGGTCGATCGCGGCGTCGTCCAGGCGGCCCGGGGCATGGGGATGACCGGACGGCAGATGCTGCTGCGCGTGGAGCTGCCCCTCGCCCTGCCGATGGTCATGCACGGGGTGCGGATCGCCGCCGTCCAGCTCGTCGCCACCGCGACCATCGCCGCGCTCGCTGGCGGCGGCGGGCTCGGCCGGATCATCACCGCCGGCTTCAATCTCGCGAGTACGCCCCAGGTGGTCGCGGGCGCCCTGCTCGTCGCCGTGTTCGCGCTCGTCGTCGAGGCCGTCTTCGAGATCGCGGAGCGACGGGCACCGGCGTGGGCACGGGGCGGCCGATGA
- a CDS encoding ABC transporter substrate-binding protein: protein MTGTEADVGRARRGVLATLLLLALAACSTGPSLENRGQVTAPPGDSHHLTIGSAGFTESDLLAQMYAQLLNQSGYQTSILTVANRELYEPALESGQIDVVPEYAATFADWLNAKTHGADARTVGSPDLDATMQALRALATPRGLTVLPPGRAVDQNAFAVTVAYAREHHLKTLSDLGAAKVQVRLAAGDECVQRPYCEPGLKKVYGIDITGIDPKGVGTTQAKRAVQNGQDQMVLTTTTDATLDQFGLVLLADDRHLQNADYIVPVVNRSRAGSERVTTALGRLNGVLTTADLATMNEQVDSWRRLASDVAHAYLKDKGLLK, encoded by the coding sequence ATGACCGGCACCGAGGCCGACGTGGGACGGGCGAGGAGAGGCGTACTCGCAACCCTCCTGCTCCTCGCCCTCGCGGCCTGCTCCACCGGTCCCTCCCTGGAGAACCGCGGCCAGGTCACCGCGCCGCCCGGCGACAGCCACCACCTGACCATCGGCTCGGCCGGCTTCACCGAGAGCGATCTGCTCGCCCAGATGTACGCCCAGCTGCTGAACCAGTCCGGCTACCAGACCTCGATCCTCACCGTCGCCAACCGTGAGCTGTACGAACCGGCACTGGAGTCCGGCCAGATCGACGTCGTGCCCGAGTACGCGGCCACCTTCGCCGACTGGCTGAACGCCAAAACCCACGGCGCCGACGCCAGGACCGTCGGCTCACCCGACCTCGACGCGACGATGCAGGCCCTGCGCGCGCTCGCCACGCCCCGCGGGCTCACCGTCCTGCCGCCCGGCCGCGCCGTCGACCAGAACGCCTTCGCGGTCACCGTCGCCTACGCCCGCGAACACCACCTCAAGACCCTCAGCGACCTCGGCGCCGCGAAGGTGCAGGTACGGCTCGCGGCGGGCGACGAGTGCGTCCAACGGCCGTACTGCGAACCGGGGTTGAAGAAGGTGTACGGCATCGACATCACCGGCATCGACCCCAAGGGGGTCGGCACCACCCAGGCCAAGCGGGCCGTGCAGAACGGGCAGGACCAGATGGTGCTGACCACGACCACGGATGCCACGCTGGACCAGTTCGGACTGGTGCTCCTCGCCGACGACAGGCACCTGCAGAACGCCGACTACATCGTCCCGGTCGTCAACCGCTCCCGTGCCGGCAGCGAACGCGTGACGACGGCGCTCGGCAGGCTCAACGGTGTACTGACCACGGCCGACCTGGCCACCATGAACGAGCAGGTCGACAGCTGGCGGCGGCTCGCCTCGGACGTCGCCCACGCCTATCTCAAGGACAAGGGCCTGCTGAAATGA
- a CDS encoding betaine/proline/choline family ABC transporter ATP-binding protein (Members of the family are the ATP-binding subunit of ABC transporters for substrates such as betaine, L-proline or other amino acids, choline, carnitine, etc. The substrate specificity is best determined from the substrate-binding subunit, rather than this subunit, as it interacts with the permease subunit and not with substrate directly.) → MIRFEQVTKRYPDGTTAVDDLSFEVAEGELVTLVGPSGCGKTTTMMMVNRLIEPTAGRIFVEDEDIAAVDPVRLRRRIGYVIQQVGLFPHRTVLDNTATVPALLGWKRAKARARAAELLDLVGLDPTTYGPRYPEQLSGGQRQRVGVARALAADPPVLLMDEPFGAVDPVVREQLQDEFLRMQAAVRKTVLLVTHDIEEAVRLGDRIAVYGQGRIEQFDTPGAVLGAPATPYVASFVGADRGLKRLSVTTIEPDDLEQPPVARLDEPAERAVERLRAERARWAVVLDADGDLRGWVGIDELAAGGTVGELTHRMTAWVPVGTPLKQAFGVMLQYDAGWVAVLDGARFLGVLTPAKLHEALRRSVDADARGVARGQVSFDSVSDA, encoded by the coding sequence ATGATCCGGTTCGAGCAGGTCACCAAGCGGTATCCGGACGGTACGACGGCCGTGGACGACCTCTCCTTCGAGGTGGCCGAGGGTGAGCTGGTCACACTCGTCGGCCCGTCCGGCTGCGGCAAGACGACGACCATGATGATGGTCAACCGGCTGATCGAGCCCACCGCCGGCCGGATCTTCGTCGAGGACGAGGACATCGCCGCCGTCGACCCGGTGCGGCTGCGCCGCCGTATCGGGTACGTCATCCAGCAGGTGGGGCTCTTTCCGCACCGCACCGTCCTGGACAACACCGCGACCGTGCCCGCGCTGCTCGGCTGGAAGCGGGCGAAGGCACGGGCGCGGGCCGCCGAGCTGCTGGATCTGGTGGGGCTCGACCCGACGACGTACGGGCCGCGCTATCCGGAGCAGCTGTCCGGCGGGCAGCGGCAGCGGGTCGGGGTGGCGCGGGCGCTCGCGGCGGACCCGCCGGTGCTGCTGATGGACGAGCCGTTCGGCGCGGTCGACCCGGTGGTGCGCGAGCAGTTGCAGGACGAGTTCCTGCGGATGCAGGCCGCGGTGCGCAAGACCGTGCTGCTGGTCACGCACGACATCGAGGAGGCCGTCCGGCTCGGCGACCGCATCGCCGTGTACGGGCAGGGGCGCATCGAGCAGTTCGACACGCCGGGTGCGGTGCTCGGGGCGCCCGCGACGCCGTACGTCGCCTCCTTCGTGGGCGCCGACCGGGGGCTGAAGCGGCTCTCCGTCACCACGATCGAGCCGGACGACCTGGAACAGCCGCCCGTGGCCCGGCTGGACGAGCCCGCCGAACGGGCCGTGGAACGGCTGCGGGCCGAGCGCGCCCGGTGGGCCGTCGTCCTCGACGCGGACGGCGATCTGCGCGGCTGGGTCGGCATCGACGAACTGGCGGCGGGCGGCACGGTCGGAGAGCTGACCCACCGGATGACCGCGTGGGTGCCGGTGGGTACGCCGCTGAAGCAGGCGTTCGGGGTGATGTTGCAGTACGACGCCGGGTGGGTCGCGGTGCTGGACGGCGCGCGCTTCCTCGGCGTGCTCACCCCGGCCAAGCTGCACGAGGCGCTGCGCCGCTCGGTGGACGCGGACGCGCGGGGCGTGGCGCGGGGGCAGGTGTCTTTCGACTCGGTGTCGGACGCCTGA
- a CDS encoding alpha/beta hydrolase: MTGTTFFVLLIVATAVCVIGTMVLWSVVRGPRPVRWLLRFVMIGLCQLTAISVVATWINNDYGLYASWDDLLGRNNAAVAMPGPPADRAKFTHTETGLLDTYFRGRHSALSGQVIVWTPPQYNEPRYRHTRFPVVMLLHGVPGGPASWLEHGGMPGDFEQLVNARTSHPFILAMPTVDPGGIDTDCTDQRNRKVATWMASDVPELISKKFRTLPGAKGWGVMGFSTGGFCAARLPLAYPKVFAAGAALDPDPLTGDQGVIGDPEVRKRTSPTYMVRHTTAPVGLFLATSAQDRLSPPHYIEEFAQAAAGTPVRTQTLVLPTGGHNYNTWTRLYPAAFSFLSRETSAPQG; encoded by the coding sequence TTGACGGGAACGACGTTTTTCGTCCTGCTGATCGTGGCCACCGCAGTGTGCGTGATCGGGACGATGGTGCTGTGGTCGGTGGTCAGGGGACCCCGGCCGGTGCGCTGGCTGCTGCGGTTCGTGATGATCGGCCTGTGCCAGCTCACCGCCATCTCGGTGGTGGCGACCTGGATCAACAACGACTACGGTCTCTACGCCTCCTGGGACGACCTCCTCGGCCGCAACAACGCGGCCGTGGCCATGCCCGGGCCCCCGGCGGACCGCGCCAAGTTCACCCACACCGAGACAGGGCTGCTGGACACGTACTTCCGCGGCCGGCATTCGGCCCTGTCCGGACAGGTCATCGTCTGGACACCGCCGCAGTACAACGAGCCCCGGTACCGGCACACCCGCTTCCCGGTGGTGATGCTCCTGCACGGAGTCCCCGGAGGCCCCGCCTCCTGGCTCGAGCACGGCGGTATGCCCGGGGACTTCGAGCAGCTGGTGAACGCGCGCACCAGTCATCCCTTCATCCTGGCCATGCCCACGGTCGACCCGGGCGGCATCGACACCGACTGCACCGACCAACGCAACCGGAAGGTGGCCACCTGGATGGCCTCCGACGTACCGGAGCTGATCAGCAAGAAGTTCCGCACCCTGCCCGGAGCCAAGGGCTGGGGCGTGATGGGTTTCTCCACCGGAGGCTTCTGCGCGGCCCGGCTCCCGCTGGCCTATCCGAAGGTCTTCGCGGCCGGAGCCGCACTGGATCCCGATCCCCTCACCGGCGATCAGGGCGTGATCGGCGACCCGGAGGTCCGCAAGCGCACCAGCCCCACGTACATGGTGCGGCACACCACCGCCCCGGTCGGCCTGTTCCTGGCCACGTCCGCTCAGGACCGGCTCAGCCCGCCGCACTACATCGAGGAGTTCGCCCAGGCCGCGGCCGGCACCCCGGTCCGGACCCAGACCCTGGTGCTGCCCACGGGCGGCCACAACTACAACACATGGACACGCCTGTACCCGGCCGCCTTCAGCTTCCTCAGCCGTGAAACATCCGCCCCGCAGGGGTAG
- a CDS encoding lactate utilization protein C: protein MSSRDRVLGRVRRALADVTPDERPYEEAVNRGCLREHGHRTPGQTVELLAENLADYRAIVHRGDAEELPDLVGRLLAGNGSREVLVPPSLPPGWLSAADVARLDDLAESTPHRLDQVDSVVTGCAVAIAETGTIVLDGSPDQGRRRISLIPDHHICVVRVPDQVVSSVPQALERLDPARPLTWISGPSATSDIELDRVEGVHGPRKLEVILLS from the coding sequence GTGAGCAGCAGGGACAGAGTCCTGGGCCGGGTGCGGCGGGCACTCGCCGACGTGACTCCGGACGAGCGGCCGTACGAGGAGGCCGTGAACCGCGGCTGCCTGCGGGAGCACGGTCACCGCACGCCCGGGCAGACGGTGGAACTGCTGGCCGAGAACCTCGCGGACTACCGGGCCATCGTGCACCGCGGCGACGCCGAGGAACTGCCGGACCTGGTCGGACGCCTGCTGGCCGGGAACGGCTCCCGGGAGGTGCTGGTACCACCGAGTCTTCCGCCCGGGTGGCTGTCCGCCGCGGACGTGGCGCGGCTCGACGACCTGGCGGAGAGCACACCGCACCGGCTGGACCAGGTGGACAGTGTGGTGACGGGCTGTGCCGTGGCGATCGCCGAGACCGGCACGATCGTCCTGGACGGCTCCCCCGACCAGGGCCGGCGCCGGATCTCGCTCATCCCCGACCATCACATCTGTGTCGTCCGCGTCCCGGACCAGGTGGTCTCCTCGGTTCCCCAGGCCCTCGAACGCCTCGATCCGGCCCGCCCGTTGACCTGGATCTCGGGCCCTTCGGCCACCAGTGACATCGAGCTGGACCGGGTGGAGGGTGTGCACGGCCCGCGGAAGCTGGAAGTGATCCTGCTCAGCTGA
- a CDS encoding lactate utilization protein B, with protein MSGTFVGMPAFPEAARDAVRNPTLRGNLRHATHTIRAKRARAVAELDDWPALREAGRRIKDHTLRHLDRYLVQLEESVTAAGGTVHWAADADEANRIVARLVKETGESEVVKVKSMATQEIGLNEALLEEGIRAYETDLAELIVQLGKDRPSHILVPAIHRNRGEIRDIFRAEMGEWGRPAPEGLTDTPAELAEAARLHLREKFLRARVGISGANFMVAETGTLVVVESEGNGRMCLTLPETLISVVGIEKVVPTWQDLEVFLQTLPRSSTAERMNPYTSTWTGTTADDGPRTFHLVLLDNGRTDTLADQVGRQALRCIRCSACLNVCPVYERAGGHAYGSVYPGPIGAILSPQLRGTASEIDASLPYASSLCGACYEVCPVAIDIPEVLVHLRERVVEGGPAVRQGNKVILKPAKGHAAERAAMRAARWTFTRPGALRTGQRLASRTRRLHPRALPGPGRAWSATRDLPPVPAEPFRDWWQRTRGGKDGAK; from the coding sequence ATGAGCGGAACGTTCGTCGGCATGCCGGCCTTCCCCGAGGCCGCTCGCGATGCCGTACGCAATCCCACCCTGCGGGGCAATCTGCGGCACGCCACGCACACCATCCGCGCCAAACGGGCCCGTGCGGTGGCCGAGTTGGACGACTGGCCGGCGCTGCGTGAGGCGGGCCGCCGGATCAAGGACCACACGCTGCGCCATCTCGACCGCTATCTGGTGCAGTTGGAGGAGTCGGTCACGGCGGCGGGCGGCACGGTCCACTGGGCCGCCGACGCGGACGAGGCCAACCGAATCGTCGCCCGGCTGGTCAAGGAGACGGGCGAGTCTGAGGTCGTCAAGGTCAAGTCGATGGCCACGCAGGAGATCGGGCTCAACGAGGCCCTTCTCGAAGAAGGCATCCGCGCCTACGAGACCGATCTCGCCGAGCTGATCGTGCAGTTGGGCAAGGACCGGCCCTCGCACATCCTGGTGCCGGCGATCCATCGCAACCGGGGTGAGATCCGGGACATCTTCCGCGCGGAGATGGGCGAGTGGGGCCGTCCCGCTCCCGAGGGACTCACCGACACGCCCGCCGAACTCGCCGAGGCCGCGCGGCTGCATCTGCGGGAGAAGTTCCTGCGGGCCAGGGTCGGCATCTCCGGCGCCAACTTCATGGTCGCCGAGACCGGCACGCTGGTGGTGGTGGAGTCCGAGGGCAACGGCCGGATGTGTCTGACCCTGCCGGAGACGCTGATCTCGGTCGTGGGCATCGAGAAGGTGGTGCCGACCTGGCAGGACCTGGAGGTCTTCCTGCAGACGCTCCCCCGCTCCTCCACCGCCGAGCGCATGAACCCGTACACGAGCACGTGGACCGGGACGACGGCCGACGACGGGCCGCGGACCTTCCATCTGGTGCTGCTCGACAACGGCCGCACCGACACCCTCGCCGACCAGGTCGGCCGCCAGGCCCTGCGCTGCATCCGCTGCTCGGCCTGCCTCAACGTCTGTCCCGTCTACGAACGGGCCGGCGGGCACGCCTACGGCTCGGTCTACCCGGGCCCGATCGGCGCGATCCTCAGCCCCCAGCTCCGGGGCACGGCAAGCGAGATCGACGCCTCGCTGCCGTACGCGTCGAGTCTGTGCGGCGCCTGCTACGAGGTCTGCCCGGTCGCCATCGACATCCCCGAGGTGCTGGTGCATCTGCGCGAGCGGGTCGTGGAGGGCGGTCCCGCGGTCCGGCAGGGCAACAAGGTGATACTGAAGCCGGCCAAGGGCCATGCGGCCGAGCGCGCGGCCATGCGTGCGGCACGCTGGACCTTCACCCGCCCCGGCGCCCTGCGCACCGGCCAGCGCCTCGCCTCCCGCACCCGCCGCCTCCACCCCCGCGCCTTGCCCGGCCCGGGCAGGGCGTGGAGCGCCACCCGGGACCTGCCGCCCGTACCGGCGGAACCCTTCCGGGACTGGTGGCAGCGCACGCGCGGCGGAAAGGACGGCGCCAAGTGA
- a CDS encoding (Fe-S)-binding protein: MRVALFLTCVNDTLYPDTGRAVVKLLTRLGVDVDFPLGQSCCGQAHYNTGYRHEAEPLARHFSDVFGGYEAIVTPSGSCGAMVRELYPRMGERARAEGRGHSLARTLAPVVPKTYELTEFLVDVLGVTDVGACYPHKVTYHPTCHGLRSLGLGDRPRRLLQAVKGLELVELPGAEECCGFGGTFAVKNAEVSAAMGADKVRSAESTGAQVLCAADNSCLMHIGGTMSRLRTAMRPVHIAEILASTEEEPAA, translated from the coding sequence ATGCGTGTCGCCCTGTTCCTGACCTGTGTCAACGACACGCTCTATCCGGACACCGGCCGTGCAGTGGTGAAACTGCTGACCAGACTGGGTGTCGACGTCGACTTCCCGCTGGGCCAGAGCTGCTGCGGGCAGGCGCACTACAACACCGGTTACCGGCACGAGGCCGAGCCGCTGGCCCGGCACTTCTCCGATGTCTTCGGCGGCTACGAGGCGATCGTGACCCCGTCCGGGTCCTGCGGGGCGATGGTGCGGGAGCTGTATCCACGGATGGGCGAGCGGGCCCGTGCCGAGGGGCGCGGGCACTCGCTGGCCCGGACGCTGGCGCCGGTGGTCCCGAAGACGTACGAGCTGACGGAGTTCCTGGTCGACGTGCTCGGCGTGACGGACGTCGGCGCCTGCTACCCGCACAAGGTCACCTACCATCCGACCTGTCACGGCCTGCGCTCCCTCGGTCTGGGCGACCGGCCGCGCAGGCTTCTCCAGGCGGTCAAGGGTCTGGAGCTGGTCGAGCTGCCGGGTGCCGAGGAGTGCTGTGGGTTCGGCGGCACGTTCGCGGTGAAGAACGCGGAGGTGTCGGCGGCGATGGGCGCGGACAAGGTGCGCAGTGCCGAGTCGACGGGTGCTCAGGTGCTGTGCGCGGCCGACAACTCGTGTCTGATGCACATCGGCGGCACGATGAGCCGGCTGCGTACCGCCATGCGGCCGGTGCACATCGCGGAGATCCTGGCGAGCACGGAGGAGGAACCGGCGGCATGA
- a CDS encoding rhamnulokinase family protein, which translates to MSEGVRSYAAVDLGASSGRVMVGRVGPDALELSEAHRFPNRPVRLAEGLRWDVLALYGGVLEGLRAAGPVDSVGIDGWAVDYGLLDADGALLGNPVHYRDARTEGVAEKVWATVPAGELYAATGIQYAPFNTLYQLVSARSTAQLAQAERLLLIPDLLSYWLTGEQATELTNASTTQLIDPRTRTWSYDIAERLGVDLGLFAPLRRPGDPAGVLRPEVLEETGLTGPVPVTAVGSHDTASAVAAVPATGERFAYICTGTWSLAGLELTAPVLTEESRAANFTNELGLDGTVRYLRNIMGLWLLQECQRAWNEPDLGLLLREAGSVPSLRSVVDAGDEAFLAPGRMPERIAEACRASGQPVPVTRAEVTRCILDSLALAHRRAVEDAQRLADRPVDVVYVVGGGTRNALLCQLTADACGLPVVAGATEAAALGNILVQARAHGLVGDLAAMRRLLTRTQPLTRYAPRDDGARWREAAARIAMR; encoded by the coding sequence ATGAGCGAGGGTGTGCGGTCGTACGCGGCGGTCGATCTCGGCGCGTCCAGCGGGCGCGTGATGGTCGGCCGGGTGGGCCCGGACGCGCTGGAACTGAGCGAGGCGCACCGGTTCCCGAACCGGCCGGTGCGTCTCGCGGAGGGGCTGCGCTGGGACGTGCTCGCGCTCTACGGCGGTGTGCTGGAGGGGCTGCGGGCGGCGGGCCCGGTGGATTCCGTGGGCATCGACGGCTGGGCCGTGGACTACGGGCTGCTGGACGCCGACGGGGCCCTGCTGGGCAACCCGGTGCACTATCGCGACGCCCGCACGGAGGGCGTCGCGGAGAAGGTGTGGGCGACCGTGCCGGCCGGGGAGCTGTATGCGGCGACGGGCATCCAGTACGCGCCGTTCAACACCCTGTACCAGCTCGTGTCGGCCCGCTCCACCGCACAACTCGCCCAGGCGGAACGGCTGTTGCTGATCCCGGATCTGCTGTCGTACTGGCTGACCGGTGAGCAGGCCACCGAGCTGACCAACGCCTCCACCACGCAGCTGATCGACCCGCGGACGCGGACCTGGTCGTACGACATCGCCGAGCGGCTCGGTGTCGACCTCGGGCTGTTCGCGCCGCTGCGGCGCCCCGGCGATCCGGCCGGGGTGCTGCGGCCGGAGGTACTGGAGGAGACGGGGCTGACCGGTCCGGTGCCGGTGACGGCCGTCGGCTCGCACGACACCGCCTCCGCGGTGGCCGCCGTCCCGGCGACCGGTGAGCGCTTCGCCTACATCTGCACCGGCACCTGGTCCCTGGCGGGGCTCGAGCTGACCGCTCCGGTGCTCACCGAGGAGAGCCGGGCCGCGAACTTCACCAATGAGCTGGGGCTCGACGGCACGGTCCGGTATCTGCGCAACATCATGGGGTTGTGGCTGCTCCAGGAGTGCCAACGGGCCTGGAACGAGCCGGACTTGGGGCTGTTGCTGCGCGAGGCCGGGAGCGTGCCGTCGCTGCGGTCGGTGGTGGACGCCGGGGACGAGGCGTTCCTGGCGCCGGGGCGGATGCCGGAGCGGATCGCCGAGGCGTGCCGGGCGTCGGGGCAGCCGGTGCCGGTGACGCGGGCCGAGGTCACCCGGTGCATCCTGGACTCGCTGGCCCTCGCCCACCGGCGGGCCGTCGAGGACGCGCAGCGGCTGGCCGACCGTCCGGTGGACGTGGTGTACGTCGTCGGGGGCGGCACGCGTAACGCGCTGCTGTGCCAGCTGACCGCCGACGCCTGCGGGTTGCCCGTGGTGGCCGGCGCGACGGAGGCGGCGGCTCTCGGCAACATCCTGGTCCAGGCCCGTGCCCACGGGCTGGTCGGCGACCTCGCCGCGATGCGCCGGCTGCTCACCCGCACCCAGCCGCTGACCCGGTACGCACCCCGTGACGACGGCGCCCGCTGGCGGGAGGCCGCGGCGCGGATCGCCATGCGATAG